In Besnoitia besnoiti strain Bb-Ger1 chromosome IX, whole genome shotgun sequence, a single genomic region encodes these proteins:
- a CDS encoding hypothetical protein (encoded by transcript BESB_012800) yields MVQWRRPSITWREIAAICCCCGRSRAVERALGLKLISKEEQERVLHSYNPEEEIFRALSPKAQSAVEAAFYPFQNRRSLRYIGDVYRLDELLLRTPSSEEAAARACPSCRASVVCPLEPEGGVVLRLRRPRQSPPQRGKDEPGTVASRRSPPSVLWPDRGESTDGGKNGGSHGCSSSHSAAVQAERSGAAKEGGKAAGDHAGVRTPERELKKSVSFSRAVLADSRRQGPTQAEEESAGRSVSSRGGAPSSAARAEGSSQTPPPSELLRMASLFSSRSLSPPREDDWAVSLPPGVAPGAQEQQPIRITALVKLERRRAQQQERFRNRAACPGAANQESSSGSDSDEDEFLFFPSRHPSLAADGAPAFEGSTSPPVSPSPQDTLTAATEAAKAVAASDILFPDNALSSGGLSRLRSRHRLDAELREASGLQEQAVDAGGGGAALASAACVSRNGSFSGDSMHSEARWACTCEPHSPLETQRDAAGTPQQTASSSSKDDVLREHRKRGWVSSTGGVGDEDPEDTWHAVEPASASRVDPTAQGMQAGGSSAALLRGEGQRTRQSPNREASAGGAENEEPEYRPCLSNCLSPTANATRPSSEWMHETGRSEDEAERRDEFRPLSSGRSLSEDDDAGMVTARGALIAPSFVSSREFYTPRPLRPTSSSFQPGWNAPCQRQGSLTGGGSESMSRTISGSWRSAGPSVSYSLESGWSSPTSDCRDSRGPASGAGHLDSGRLECSTEGRHRKDSWGSPPKASSHASFPRQVSLARGGECSRRSGRLSKSQVSFSPSSFDSPASPPPADQASGNAAGESTSRHRGLSDCSPRPPESVAAERRLAAAAAALASSLEWGRGGDTGLSSDDFATPREF; encoded by the exons ATGGTTCAGTGGCGACGGCCTTCGATCACCTGGAGGGAAATTGCAGCCATTTGCTGCTGTTGTGGCCGCAGCCGAGCG GTGGAGCGAGCGCTGGGTTTGAAGCTCATCAGCAAGGAAGAGCAGGAGAGAG TGCTCCACTCGTACAACCCCGAGGAGGAAATCTTTCGGGCGCTGTCTCCGAAGGCCCAGAGTGCGGTAGAGGCGGCCTTCTACCCCTTCCAAAACAGGCGATCGCTTCGCTACATCGGCGACGTCTACAGACTTGACGAACTCCTCCTCCGTACGCCCTCCtccgaagaggcggcggcacgcgccTGTCCCTCttgccgcgcctccgtggTTTGTCCCCTGGAACCCGAGGGGGGTGTGGTTTTGCGCttgaggcgcccgcggcagtcTCCGCCTCAGCGGGGAAAAGATGAGCCAGGTACCGTCGCCAGCCGCAGATCGCCTCCGAGCGTGTTGTGGCCTGACCGAGGGGAATCCACAGACGGCGGCAAAAATGGAGGAAGCCATGGATGTAGCTCGAGTCACTCGGCCGCAGTCCAGGCGGAGAGATCGGGCGCCGCCAAAGAAggggggaaggcggcgggcgatCACGCTGGGGTCAGGACGCCAGAAAGGGAGCTGAAGAAATCTGTGTCTTTCAGCAGAGCTGTGTTAGCTGACTCGCGCAGGCAAGGCCCAACTcaggcggaagaggagagcgcaggACGGAGCGTTTcttcccgcggcggcgcgccttcctccgcggcgagagcAGAAGGAAGCAGCCAAACTCCTCCCCCTTCGGAATTGCTGCGGATGGCGTCCCTGTTCTCATCGAGGTCCCTGTCGCCGCCTAGGGAAGACGACTGGGCTGTGTCTCTTCcccccggcgtcgcccctGGCGCGCAAGAGCAGCAGCCCATCCGAATCACGGCTCTGGTGAAgctcgagaggaggcgcgcccaGCAGCAAGAGAGATTTCGGAACCGTGCGGCATGCCCTGGGGCAGCTAATCAAGAGAGTAGTTCAGGGAGTGACAGCGATGAAGACGaattcctcttcttcccctctcGCCACCCGAGCCTAGCAGCTGACGGAGCGCCGGCGTTCGAGGGCAGCACTTCGCCGCCCGtatcgccgtcgccgcaagACACACTCActgcggcgacagaggctgCAAAGGCAGTGGCTGCGTCGGATATTCTGTTTCCCGATAATGCTCTCTCCTCTGGGGGCCTGTCTCGACTCAGGTCGAGGCACCGCCTTGACGCAGAACTGAGAGAGGCCAGCGGTCTGCAGGAGCAAGCGGtggacgcgggcggcggaggcgccgcgttggcatccgccgcctgcgtctcgcgcaaCGGGTCCTTTTCGGGGGATTCGATGCACAGTGAAGCTCGATGGGCATGCACGTGTGAGCCTCATAGCCCTCTTGAAACGCAGAGAGATGCGGCCGGGACGCCGCAACAGACGGCCTCTAGCAGCAGTAAGGACGACGTTTTGCGGGAGCACCGGAAGCGCGGCTGGGTGTCGAGTACTGGTGGGGTCGGAGATGAGGATCCTGAGGATACGTGGCATGCAGTGgagccggcgagcgcgagtaGGGTCGACCCGACAGCACAAGGAATGCAAGCAGGTGGATCATCAGCTGCTTTGCTGCGAGGTGAAGGCCAGCGTACGCGACAGTCGCCGAACCGTGAAGCATCTGCTGGCGGTGCTGAAAATGAAGAGCCGGAATACAGGCCGTGTTTGTCGAATTGTCTGTCTCCGACGGCAAACGCGACGCGGCCTTCAAGCGAATGGATGCATGAGACAGGCCGCAGCGAAGATGAGGCtgagaggcgcgacgagTTCAGGCCTCTCTCGTCAGGTCGATCATTATCCGAGGACGATGACGCAGGCATGGTGACAGCCCGAGGCGCTCTTATTGCGCCAAGTTTTGTCAGCAGCAGAGAGTTTTACAcaccgcgcccgctgcgcccgacttcgtcttcgttccAGCCTGGCTGGAATGCCCCCTGTCAGCGACAGGGATCGTTGACCGGTGGAGGTTCCGAGTCGATGAGCCGTACGATATCTGGGAGTTGGAGATCCGCAGGCCCGTCTGTTTCGTATTCCTTGGAATCCGGATGGTCGAGCCCAACTAGCGACTGCCGCGACTCAAGAGGgccggcctccggcgcggggCACCTCGATTCCGGCAGGTTAGAGTGTTCTACAGAAGGGCGACACCGAAAAGACTCCTGGGGAAGCCCGCCTAAGGCGTCTTCTCATGCATCCTTTCCAAGGCAGGTAAGTCTGGCTAGAGGTGGAGAATGTTCCCGACGGAGTGGGAGGCTGAGCAAGTCGCaagtctccttctcgccttcgtccttcGATTCACCAGCATCTCCGCCCCCAGCTGACCAGGCCTCTGGGAATGCCGCAGGAGAAAGCACTTCACGGCACAGAGGGCTTTCTGATTGTTCACCTCGACCGCCTGAGAGcgtcgcagcagagaggcgactggcggctgctgctgctgccctaGCGAGTTCGCTGGAATggggcagaggaggcgataCCGGCCTCAGCTCCGACGACTTTGCGACCCCGAGGGAATTCTAG
- a CDS encoding DNA-directed RNA polymerase II RPABC4 (encoded by transcript BESB_012810) translates to MNVGGSGMGRPQGAGLDDAGSQVEPVTYICGECGCDVMLQPNAAVRCRSCGSRILYKKRSRKMMQYEAR, encoded by the exons ATGAacgtcggcggcagcggcatgGGTCGCCCTCAGGGCGCCGGactcgacgacgcgggcaGCCAAGTCGAGCCAGTCACTTACATCTGTGGAG AATGCGGATGTGACGTCATGCTCCAGCCCAATGCGGCCGTGCGTTGCAGAAGCTGCGGCTCCCGCATTCTCTACAAGAAGCGCTCTCGCAAGA TGATGCAGTACGAAGCACGATAG
- a CDS encoding hypothetical protein (encoded by transcript BESB_012820), with product MFYSLPALPRCFSSSLLNPCTATHLSTHSVPFSPAASSLSPTSTPFECFSGVGDSAPSSRCRSLSLRSCASSQLQPGCRASPQSRFASGQLSRAGGGLRQLPSSLTCLLLLRPLDLRGVLSPVRGAKRRFFRAKQTPRELSSSSAPYGLAAVSASPSPFPPAPLLGSFFATFSSCSLPPPCAEGFWLPPPASSDTQAPSPASAVDLLRTPESAFLRLPPSSVLPCLAAACAGAPESQLWPEATCRKVEAYLFACLASCDSRRSPESRGTCALLSCESAPERSCCSASPPATPAVSPPPAPSSLASAAAAARLLPSAAVVAHFLVVYRRYILDARLLQALSRCVDGAFTSRFLRIVLNPRQSAGAPPPQASSSGPCDPELCAARQSISSAGEPGDLSSSSAGGSPAAVASCEVPVGEERDAVVSGDRTSGLQRPAAGCARLWLAERAACAYLMLSLQLHAEYPLAAKDAGSSAASWRLRAQDEHAARESASVSSPRDSMQRLQRILKVLNRDLRLIARIGGGLHWARATQGDAKKSAGVGEERRPQAARAAHVQNALKGRLPTLFPALAALRHEAAPVPVHLSLLLSLLLCRVPCDRLLASSSALPHAASSALSTNPPSSSACPSASPPSSSSLASEPVYSSPSASAGAVCDESSSGFVSRRKQTLIMEERERLSTGARGHLAEEKSLKAACTAEAVRLLDRSLGWSRLSVCAALAPAGLQQLQQVDVLLRHALASSFASSLSCVTPPSAEDNAETDASRVRVHTLLSPACRRLLEAVRPLSLPRTFAFRQHLRRFLRAAEEGRQANGRASGGDAEAWPAEASTPTPGAASPSAADAAKPRADARAGDGDEGASSLRSGSVTGGSRLLAAGVQSRGRANASGDAQLLRLLEEMDREADGSPRLGVKQLVVKALSASSSRLVPRVASACNILVPLTVAGTSVAVECVDASDVFVNAPEVSTLSTQLRHDLLSVLGYHVVFVSFLDLRTASRGTALRVSSGIESKSCEAVDYASRALLDSLRMRLAAAFVRGAVLEPDLLLRRSSWLPLLKHCAPHLLQEARAHAGLCGVALPEKDEALLATDLAAGIAVSLLIEEEDAQAERERVQEATDSVLLLQLNIIFDP from the exons atGTTCTATTCGCTGCCTGCTTTGCCTCGATGCTTCTCGAGCTCTCTTCTGAACCCCTGCACTGCGACGCATCTGTCGACCCACTCCGTTCCCTTCTCccccgcagcctcctcccTTTCTCCTACTTCCACACCGTTTGAGTGCTTTTCCGGAGTTGGGGactcggcgccttcttcgcggtgTCGCTCACTCTCACTCCGTTCTTGTGCGTCGTCGCAGCTTCAGCCAGGATGTAGAGCCTCACCGCAGTCTCGTTTCGCATCAGGGCAGTTGtctcgcgcgggcggaggGCTGCGGCAACTCCCCTCAAGCTTGAcgtgtcttcttctccttcgtccgcTGGACCTCAGGGGGGTCCTTTCACCTGTGCGAGGCGCGAAGAGACGATTCTTTCGTGCGAAGCAAACTCCACGCGAGCTGAGTTCCTCGTCCGCACCTTACGGCCTCGCAGCTGTAtctgcctcgccctctcctttccctcccgccccccttcTGGGTTCCTTTTTTGCGACGTTCTCTTCctgctctctgcctcctccctGCGCTGAGGGTTTCTGGCTTCCACCTCCCGCGTCATCcgacacgcaggcgccgtcgccggcatCCGCAGTCGACCTCCTCCGCACTCCAGAGAGCgcctttctgcgtctgcctccttcctcgGTCCTTCCGTGCCtagccgctgcatgcgcaggggCGCCTGAGAGTCAGCTTTGGCCTGAAGCCACGTGCCGCAAAGTGGAGGCGTATCTTTTCGCGTGTCTCGCCTCGTGCGActctcgtcgctcgcctgaGTCGCGCGGGACCTGTGCGTTGCTGTCTTGTGAGTCTGCTCCagagcgcagctgctgctctgcgtctccccccgcgacccctgctgtctctcctcccccagcgccttcctcgttggcctcagcggccgctgccgcccgcctcttaccctccgccgcggtcgtGGCGCACTTTCTCGTGGTTTACAGGCGGTACATTCTCgatgcgcgtctcctccaaGCCCTTTCTCGCTGCGTGGACGGAGCGTTCACGTCCCGATTTCTCCGCATAGTTCTGAACCCGCGACAGTCTGCgggtgcgcctccgccccaggcgtcgtcttccggtCCTTGCGACCCCGAGCTGTGTGCCGCGAGGCAGTCCATCTCGTCTGCCGGCGAGCCTGGCGAtctgtcgtcttcgtccgctgGAGGCTCCcctgcggccgtcgccagTTGTGAGGTGCCGGTGGGCGAGGAAAGGGACGCCGTCGTCTCGGGAGACAGGACCTCAGGGCTCCAGCGACCCGCCGCCGgatgcgcgcgcctctggctCGCGGAgcgggctgcatgcgcgtatCTTAtgctctcgctgcagcttcACGCGGAGTACCCACTGGCTGCAAAGGACGCTGGAtcttccgcagcctcctggCGCCTCCGTGCTCAAGATGAGCACGCTGCCCGCGAGAgtgcctctgtctcctctccacgCGATTCGatgcagaggctgcagcgcatTCTCAAGGTGTTGAATCGCGATCTGCGCCTGATTGCGCGCATCGGGGGCGGGCTACACTGGGCACGCGCGACAcaaggcgacgcgaagaaaagcGCAGGAGTCGGGGAGGagcgaaggccgcaggcAGCCCGAGCCGCGCATGTACAAAACGCGTTGAAGGGTCGGCTGCCGACGCTGTTCCCAG CGCTTGCGGCTCTGCGCCATGAGGCTGCACCCGTGCCCGTCCATCTGAGTCTCCTGCTTTCCCTGCTTCTCTGTCGCGTCCCCTGCGATCGGCTCCTCGCTTCGTCAAGTGCTCTACCACATGCGGCATCTTCGGCGCTCTCTACGAatccgccgtcctcctccgcttgcccgtctgcgtctccgccgtcgtcctcctctctggcCTCTGAGCCAGTCTAttcttctccttcggcgtctgctggcgcggTCTGTGATGAGTCATCGTCGGGCTTTGTGTCGCGCAGGAAGCAAACCTTGATTAtggaagagcgcgagagactgtccacaggcgctcgcggtcATCTCGCTGAGGAGAAGAGTCTGAAGGCCGCATGCACAGCCGAAGCCGTGCGGCTGCTTGACAGGAGTCTCGGCTGGAGCAGACTCAGTGTCtgtgcggcgctggcgcccgccg GTCTCCaacagctgcagcaggtcGACGTGTTGCTTCGTCACGCTCTGGCTTCCTCGTTCGCGTCCTCGCTTTCCTGCGTcacgccgccctctgcggaggaTAACGCCGAgacagacgcctcgcgcgtgcgcgtccacaccctcctctcgcccgcgTGTCGAAGACTCCTCGAGGCCGTTCGCCCTCTGAGTTTACCGCGAACCTTTGCCTTCAGACAGCACCTGCGTCGATTCTtgcgcgctgcggaggaaggTCGGCAAGCAAACGGGCGGGCGTCGGGAGGCGATGCGGAAGCCTGGCCTGCCGAGGCGAGCACGCCGACACcaggcgcggcttcgccgtctgcggcggatGCGGCGAAACCGCGAGCAGACGCTCGCGCAGGGGACGGCGATGAAGGTGCTTCAAGCTTGCGGAGCGGGTCCGTGACGGGGGGCTCGAGGCTCCTCGCTGCAGGGGTTCAGAGTAGAGGGCGGGCGAACGCGAGCGGTGacgcgcagctcctgcgtcttctggAAGAAATGGACAGAGAAGCTGAcggctctccgcgccttgGCGTGAAGCAG ttGGTTGTCAAGGCATTGAGTGCATCTTCCAGCAGGCTCGTCCCCCGCGTTGCTTCAG CGTGTAACATCCTGGTGCCCCTGACTGTGGCTGGTACCTCTGTGGCGGTGGAGTGCGTCGACGCGTC AGACGTGTTTGTGAACGCTCCAGAAGTCTCTACGCTATCTACGCAACT ACGCCACGATCTTCTTTCTGTTCTCGGCTACCACGTGGTTTTCGTCTCGTTCCTTGACCTCCGTACGGCCAGCCGGGGGACTGCCTTACGTGTTTCCTCTGGTATAGAGAGCAAGAGCTGTGAAGCAGTAGACTACGCAAGTCGCGCGCTTCTAGactctctgcgcatgcgcctcgccgcggccttcgtgaGAGGGGCAGTGCTAGAACCTGATTTGCTGCTCCGGAGATCTTCTTGGCTTCCTTTGTTGAAGCACTGCGCGCCGCACCTGCTTCAAGAGGCACGCGCCCACGCGG GCTTGTGTGGCGTGGCTTTGCcggagaaagacgaggcTCTGCTTGCAACTGACTTGGCGGCAGGTATTGCGGTCAGTCTCCTTATTGAGGAGGAAGATGCACAGGCAGAGCGCGAACGCGTACAAGAGGCGACAGACTCAGTTCTTCTGTTACAACTGAACATTATATTTGATCCATAG
- a CDS encoding putative autophagy-related protein 8 atg8 (encoded by transcript BESB_012830), translated as MPSIRDEVSFEKRTAEAHRIRAKYPNRIPVICEKAPRSDLPVIDKKKFLVPMNMLVGEFKYIIHKHINQCAQNSGLPLTHEKTIYLFVENTAPKAGALMQEVYEQHVSDDGFLYVEYSSENTLG; from the exons ATGCCTTCAATCCGTGACGAAGTGTCCTTTG AGAAgcggacggcggaggcgcatcGCATTCGGGCGAAGTATCCAAACCGGATCCCGGTGATATGCGAGAAAGCTCCCCGCTCGGATCTGCCAGTTATCGACAAGAAGAA GTTTCTGGTGCCCATGAACATGTTGGTTGGGGAGTTCAAGTATATCATTCACAAGCACATCAACCAGTGCGCGCAGAACAGTGGCTTGCCGCTGACACACGAGAAGACGATATATTTGTTTGTTGAGAATACCGCTCCCAAGGCCGGCGCGCTGATGCAAGAGGTGTACGAACAACACGTCTCCGATGATGGCTTCCTCTACGTCGAGTATTCTTCAGAAAATACTCTCGGGTGA